The following coding sequences are from one Lysinibacillus sp. FSL W8-0992 window:
- a CDS encoding DHH family phosphoesterase codes for MGTFRRRPIRYPLFVLSIFGIVTFMLLCIWNIGIGIGYGIGFALLMAYTWKIEKATFEETEKHIESISFRMKKVGEEALLEMPIGILLVNEEYEIEWSNPYMQNVLDNEALVGEGIVNISDDIYVLMKTEETKEATITLRDRKYRVFYKEEERLLYFFDITEQIAIEKQYFADRTVIAILFVDNYDEITQAMDDQPRSLTNTMVTSIVNDWAAEHGIFVKRISSDRFLAVLNESILTELEKKKFAILDTIREKTAQKNLSLTLSIGVGAGSSSLVELGELAQSSLDLVLGRGGDQVAIKQPTGKLKFYGGKTNPVEKRTRVRARVISHALRDLIQDSDQVFVMGHKNPDMDSIGASVGVRKMAQMNDVKGYVVINFDELNGSVTRLMHEIESKSDFYEHFLTPEEVAAKMTEKSLLIIVDTHKPNLVIDPYLLKLAEKVVVIDHHRRSEDFIENPTLVYMEPYASSTAELVTELLEYQPKRAKINMLEATALLAGIIVDTKSFTLRTGARTFEAASYLRTNGADTVLVQRLLKEDIITYIERSRIVQTVKFVKPGVAVAVGEESKIYDSVLIAQTADILLTMKDVNASFVIAHRADGKIGISARSLGEVNVQLIMERLGGGGHLTNAACQIEALSIDEVKKYLEEAIYEVLEGSSEL; via the coding sequence ATGGGGACTTTTAGAAGACGACCAATCCGCTATCCGCTTTTTGTTCTTTCCATTTTTGGCATTGTGACGTTTATGCTTCTATGTATATGGAATATTGGGATTGGTATTGGCTATGGAATAGGCTTCGCTTTATTAATGGCCTATACATGGAAAATTGAAAAAGCTACTTTTGAAGAGACAGAAAAGCATATTGAATCCATTTCCTTCCGTATGAAAAAGGTTGGAGAAGAGGCATTACTAGAAATGCCAATTGGGATTTTGCTGGTGAATGAGGAATATGAAATAGAATGGTCCAATCCATATATGCAAAATGTGTTAGACAATGAGGCATTAGTGGGTGAGGGGATCGTTAATATATCCGACGACATCTATGTACTGATGAAGACCGAGGAGACAAAAGAAGCTACGATTACGCTGCGTGATCGGAAATATCGTGTCTTTTACAAAGAAGAAGAGCGTTTACTATACTTCTTCGATATTACTGAACAAATCGCTATTGAAAAACAATATTTCGCAGATCGCACAGTCATTGCAATTTTATTTGTTGATAACTATGATGAAATTACGCAAGCAATGGACGATCAACCACGTAGCTTAACAAATACGATGGTAACATCCATTGTCAACGACTGGGCAGCGGAGCATGGTATTTTTGTAAAACGAATTTCATCGGACCGTTTTTTAGCGGTTTTAAATGAGTCCATTTTAACGGAACTAGAAAAGAAGAAATTTGCTATTTTAGATACGATCCGTGAAAAGACAGCACAAAAAAACCTTTCCTTAACGCTGAGTATTGGCGTTGGAGCAGGCTCTTCTTCATTAGTGGAACTTGGTGAGTTAGCCCAATCAAGCTTGGACCTTGTATTAGGTCGGGGTGGGGATCAGGTAGCCATCAAGCAGCCTACTGGAAAGCTTAAATTTTACGGTGGTAAAACCAACCCTGTAGAAAAACGTACTCGTGTAAGAGCGCGTGTTATCTCACATGCATTACGTGACTTAATACAAGACAGTGACCAAGTGTTTGTAATGGGACATAAAAACCCTGATATGGACTCTATAGGGGCATCTGTCGGGGTCCGCAAAATGGCACAAATGAATGATGTAAAGGGCTATGTAGTTATTAATTTTGATGAATTAAACGGTAGCGTAACACGTTTAATGCATGAAATTGAAAGTAAATCTGACTTCTATGAGCATTTCTTAACGCCAGAAGAAGTTGCAGCGAAAATGACTGAAAAATCGTTACTGATTATTGTGGATACACATAAGCCTAATTTAGTAATCGATCCATACTTATTAAAGCTTGCGGAAAAGGTAGTAGTTATCGACCATCATCGTCGTAGCGAAGACTTTATTGAAAATCCGACACTCGTTTATATGGAGCCGTATGCTTCGTCCACAGCAGAGCTTGTAACTGAATTGCTAGAGTATCAGCCAAAGCGAGCAAAAATTAATATGTTAGAGGCGACAGCATTATTAGCGGGGATTATTGTTGATACAAAAAGTTTTACACTTCGTACAGGTGCACGTACTTTTGAGGCAGCTTCATATTTACGAACAAATGGTGCCGATACAGTGTTAGTGCAGCGGTTATTAAAGGAAGACATCATTACGTACATCGAACGTTCAAGAATTGTGCAAACCGTAAAATTCGTGAAGCCTGGCGTAGCAGTAGCTGTAGGTGAAGAATCGAAAATTTATGATTCCGTATTAATCGCACAAACGGCTGATATTTTACTTACGATGAAAGACGTTAACGCATCCTTCGTCATTGCGCATCGTGCTGACGGTAAAATCGGTATTAGTGCAAGGTCGCTAGGGGAAGTAAATGTACAGCTTATCATGGAAAGGCTTGGCGGTGGCGGGCATTTAACGAATGCAGCTTGCCAAATAGAAGCACTTTCCATTGATGAAGTAAAAAAATATTTAGAAGAGGCCATATATGAGGTACTCGAAGGGAGTTCTGAATTATGA
- the rplI gene encoding 50S ribosomal protein L9: protein MKVVFLKDVKGKGKKGEIKNVADGYAQNFLIKNGYAAEANAQAMSQLEGQKKLEQKNAAAELAEAKALKEKLEALTVELKAKSGDGGRLFGSVSTKQIAEALQKVHGIKIDKRKMTLPEGIRALGFTNVPVKLHHEVSATLKVQVTEE, encoded by the coding sequence ATGAAAGTAGTATTTTTAAAAGATGTTAAAGGTAAAGGAAAAAAAGGGGAAATAAAAAATGTAGCAGATGGCTATGCACAAAACTTCCTAATTAAAAACGGCTATGCTGCAGAAGCGAATGCCCAAGCAATGAGTCAATTAGAAGGCCAAAAGAAATTAGAACAAAAAAATGCAGCAGCAGAATTAGCAGAAGCAAAAGCTTTAAAAGAAAAGCTAGAAGCATTAACTGTTGAGCTAAAAGCAAAATCAGGTGATGGCGGTCGCCTATTTGGTTCGGTTTCTACAAAACAAATTGCTGAAGCACTTCAAAAAGTACATGGCATTAAAATAGATAAACGTAAAATGACTTTACCTGAAGGAATCCGTGCACTAGGCTTTACAAATGTACCTGTAAAACTACATCACGAAGTATCAGCAACATTAAAAGTACAAGTAACGGAAGAATAA
- the dnaB gene encoding replicative DNA helicase: MNEPMIDRVPPHNREAEQSVIGAIFLEPQALITASEILLADDFYQNAHKKIFETMLRLSDLGKAIDVVTVTEELSAKKEIEDVGGLSYLLELANAVPTAANVAHYAKIVEEKALLRRLIRVATKIVEDGYTREDEVEALLGEAEKKMMEVANRKNAGDFKHVKDVLVETFDNIEQLQSRKGDVTGIPTGFRDLDHITAGFQRNDLIIVAARPSVGKTAFALNVAQSVAVQARENVAIFSLEMGAEQLIMRMLCAEGNIDAQVLRTGALTTEDWGKLTMAMGSLSNSGIFIDDTPGVRINEIRAKCRRLAQEHGLGMILIDYLQLIQGSGKPGENRQQEVSEISRSLKQLARELKVPVIALSQLSRGVEQRQDKRPMMSDLRESGSIEQDADIVAFLYRDDYYDKESESKNMIEIIIAKQRNGPTGTVTLAFKKEFNKFINVDWSQMPPPPPRD; the protein is encoded by the coding sequence ATGAACGAACCGATGATAGACCGCGTTCCACCGCATAACCGGGAAGCGGAGCAATCGGTTATCGGTGCGATTTTTCTAGAACCACAGGCATTAATCACGGCATCAGAAATATTGCTAGCCGATGATTTTTACCAAAACGCACATAAGAAGATTTTTGAAACGATGCTGCGTTTAAGTGATCTAGGAAAAGCGATAGATGTTGTAACAGTTACTGAGGAATTATCAGCAAAAAAAGAGATTGAGGATGTTGGCGGGCTATCGTATTTACTAGAGCTCGCCAATGCTGTCCCTACGGCAGCAAACGTTGCTCACTATGCAAAAATCGTTGAGGAAAAAGCGCTCTTACGTCGTTTAATCCGTGTAGCTACAAAAATTGTAGAAGATGGCTACACACGTGAGGATGAGGTAGAGGCATTACTTGGCGAGGCAGAGAAGAAAATGATGGAGGTCGCCAACCGCAAAAATGCTGGCGACTTTAAACATGTAAAAGACGTTTTAGTAGAGACATTCGATAATATTGAACAGCTTCAATCACGTAAAGGTGATGTAACGGGTATTCCAACAGGATTCCGTGATTTAGACCATATTACAGCTGGCTTCCAACGCAATGACTTAATTATAGTCGCGGCACGACCTTCTGTAGGGAAAACAGCTTTTGCGCTAAATGTTGCACAGAGTGTTGCTGTACAAGCACGTGAAAATGTTGCCATCTTCTCATTAGAGATGGGTGCAGAGCAACTAATCATGCGTATGCTATGTGCGGAAGGAAATATTGATGCACAAGTTTTACGTACAGGTGCTTTAACAACCGAAGATTGGGGTAAACTAACGATGGCAATGGGAAGTTTATCGAATTCGGGTATTTTTATTGATGACACACCAGGTGTACGTATCAATGAAATTAGAGCAAAGTGTAGACGTTTAGCACAAGAGCATGGACTTGGAATGATTCTAATCGATTACTTACAGCTTATTCAAGGTAGTGGTAAGCCAGGTGAAAACCGTCAACAAGAAGTATCAGAAATCTCACGTTCGTTAAAACAATTAGCGCGTGAATTAAAGGTACCTGTTATTGCATTATCACAGTTATCACGTGGCGTTGAACAACGTCAGGATAAGCGACCAATGATGAGTGACTTACGTGAATCAGGAAGTATTGAGCAGGATGCCGATATTGTTGCCTTCTTATATCGTGATGATTATTACGATAAAGAGTCCGAGAGTAAAAATATGATTGAAATTATAATTGCTAAACAACGTAACGGTCCAACTGGAACAGTTACACTTGCTTTTAAAAAGGAATTCAATAAATTTATAAACGTGGATTGGTCACAAATGCCACCACCACCTCCACGTGATTAG
- a CDS encoding adenylosuccinate synthase, giving the protein MTSVVVVGTQWGDEGKGKITDFLSQKADAIARFAGGDNAGHTIKIGGETYKLHLIPSGIFYKEKTSVMGNGMVINPKSLVTELKGLQERGINTDNLRISNRAHVILPYHIKQDIADEESRGENKIGTTCKGIGPCYQDKVARIGIRMADLLDKEVFEEKLRHNLAIKNKLFEKFYEVEGVTFEDIFEEFYGYGQEIAKYVTDTSKILNDVLDEGGKVLFEGAQGILLDVDQGTYPFVTSSNPVAGGVAIGAGIGPSKVSSVIGVCKAYTSRVGDGPFPTELFDDVGQQIREVGREYGTTTGRPRRVGWFDTVVVRHSRRVSGITHLSLNSIDVLSGLETVKICTAYKYKDETITEYPANLHIIEQCEPIYEELPGWSEDITSCRTLEELPENARRYVERVSELTGIQIATFSVGPGREQTNVLVDIWEV; this is encoded by the coding sequence ATGACATCAGTTGTAGTTGTAGGAACACAGTGGGGAGACGAAGGAAAAGGTAAAATTACAGATTTTCTTTCACAAAAGGCAGATGCAATCGCTCGCTTTGCAGGTGGCGATAATGCAGGACATACCATTAAAATTGGTGGAGAAACATATAAACTCCATTTAATCCCATCAGGTATTTTCTACAAAGAAAAAACTTCTGTAATGGGAAATGGGATGGTTATTAATCCGAAGTCGCTTGTAACAGAGCTAAAAGGACTTCAAGAGCGAGGCATTAATACGGATAATCTTCGTATTTCAAATCGTGCCCATGTCATTTTGCCATATCATATTAAACAAGATATCGCAGATGAAGAAAGCCGTGGCGAAAATAAAATCGGTACAACTTGTAAAGGAATTGGTCCTTGCTATCAAGATAAAGTGGCACGTATCGGTATCCGCATGGCTGATTTATTAGATAAAGAAGTATTTGAAGAAAAACTACGTCATAATTTAGCAATTAAAAATAAATTGTTTGAGAAGTTTTATGAAGTTGAAGGTGTAACATTCGAAGATATTTTCGAAGAGTTTTATGGTTACGGACAAGAAATCGCAAAATATGTAACTGATACTTCAAAAATTTTAAATGATGTGTTAGATGAGGGTGGCAAAGTATTATTTGAAGGTGCACAAGGTATTTTACTTGATGTCGATCAAGGAACTTATCCATTTGTTACTTCTTCAAACCCTGTTGCTGGTGGTGTAGCGATTGGTGCAGGTATTGGCCCATCTAAAGTATCAAGTGTTATTGGTGTATGTAAAGCCTATACTTCACGTGTAGGAGATGGCCCGTTCCCAACTGAATTATTTGATGATGTTGGTCAACAAATCCGTGAAGTTGGTCGCGAATACGGTACAACGACTGGACGCCCTCGTCGTGTTGGCTGGTTTGATACCGTTGTAGTTCGCCATTCACGTCGTGTAAGTGGTATTACACATCTATCACTTAACTCAATTGATGTTTTATCTGGCTTAGAGACAGTAAAAATTTGTACTGCTTATAAATATAAAGATGAAACAATTACGGAGTACCCAGCGAATCTTCATATAATTGAACAATGTGAACCTATCTATGAAGAGCTACCAGGCTGGTCAGAAGATATTACAAGCTGCCGTACATTAGAAGAGCTACCAGAGAATGCACGCCGTTACGTTGAACGTGTAAGTGAATTAACGGGCATTCAAATTGCTACTTTCTCTGTCGGCCCTGGTCGTGAACAAACAAATGTGTTAGTAGATATTTGGGAAGTATAA
- a CDS encoding YitT family protein: MVAIGAIIMAVGLELFLVPNHIMDGGIVGVSIIASHLLSLPLGIFIFVLNLPFIFLGYKQIGKTFALSTGLGITVLSGTTIFLHNLQPFTTDTLLATVFGGIILGIGVGIVIRYGGSLDGTEILAILFNRKSPFSVGEIIMFFNLLIFTIAGFVFTWEQAMYSIMAYYIAYKMIDIVIQGMEESKSVYIISDEIDEIGQTIMDRLGRGVTFLHGEGAYTGNDKKVIFTVITRLEESKLKSIVAEIDDHAFLAIGNIAEVKGGRFKKKDIH; the protein is encoded by the coding sequence ATGGTTGCAATAGGTGCTATCATTATGGCAGTAGGACTTGAGCTATTTTTAGTACCCAACCATATTATGGATGGTGGCATCGTTGGTGTTTCCATTATCGCCTCACATTTATTAAGCTTACCCCTAGGCATATTCATCTTCGTTTTAAACTTACCTTTTATCTTTTTAGGATATAAACAGATCGGTAAAACATTTGCACTTTCTACAGGGCTCGGCATTACAGTGCTCTCTGGAACAACAATCTTCTTACATAATCTTCAGCCATTTACAACAGACACATTACTCGCCACAGTATTTGGTGGTATTATTTTGGGCATTGGTGTTGGTATCGTTATACGTTATGGTGGTTCTTTAGACGGTACTGAAATTTTAGCCATTTTATTTAACCGAAAATCCCCCTTCTCGGTCGGAGAAATTATTATGTTCTTTAACCTTCTTATTTTCACAATTGCAGGTTTTGTTTTTACGTGGGAGCAGGCAATGTACTCTATCATGGCCTATTATATTGCCTACAAAATGATAGATATTGTGATACAAGGGATGGAAGAATCAAAATCTGTTTATATTATTAGCGATGAAATTGATGAAATTGGGCAAACAATTATGGATCGGCTTGGTCGTGGGGTTACTTTTCTACATGGTGAAGGAGCCTATACTGGGAACGACAAAAAAGTTATTTTTACAGTCATTACGCGATTAGAAGAATCAAAATTAAAATCAATTGTCGCTGAAATTGACGACCATGCATTCCTTGCTATAGGGAATATTGCAGAAGTAAAAGGTGGTCGCTTCAAGAAGAAGGACATTCACTAA